Proteins encoded together in one Luteimonas fraxinea window:
- a CDS encoding DUF4136 domain-containing protein, with amino-acid sequence MKTSTSRVAAWLVALCSLVLLAGCATGPRITTEADPRAHFSAYRTWSFYTPLAIEKEGYETQTSEIAKAAVRAEMERRGYRYSESNPDLWVNINAYMERRTDVSSYPTVDYAYYYSYRARGYFAVPYWNERTSVYRYTEGTMNVDLVDARAKRLVWEGIAVGRVSNNKPDQRAQRINSTIAEIFANYPHQAGARAQAM; translated from the coding sequence ATGAAGACTTCGACGTCCCGCGTCGCCGCATGGCTCGTGGCGCTCTGCAGCCTCGTGCTGCTGGCGGGCTGTGCCACCGGCCCCCGCATCACCACCGAGGCCGATCCGCGTGCCCACTTTTCGGCGTACCGCACCTGGTCCTTCTACACGCCGCTGGCGATAGAGAAGGAAGGCTACGAAACCCAGACCAGCGAGATCGCCAAGGCGGCGGTGCGCGCCGAGATGGAGCGCCGCGGCTATCGCTACAGCGAATCCAATCCGGACCTGTGGGTGAACATCAACGCCTACATGGAACGTCGTACCGACGTCAGCAGCTACCCGACGGTCGACTACGCGTACTACTACAGCTATCGCGCCCGCGGTTATTTCGCGGTGCCGTACTGGAACGAGCGCACGAGCGTGTACCGCTACACCGAGGGCACGATGAACGTCGACCTGGTCGATGCGCGCGCGAAGCGTCTGGTGTGGGAAGGCATCGCGGTCGGCCGCGTGTCCAACAACAAGCCGGACCAGCGTGCCCAGCGGATCAATTCGACGATCGCCGAGATCTTCGCGAACTATCCGCACCAGGCCGGCGCACGCGCCCAGGCGATGTAA
- a CDS encoding BON domain-containing protein, whose amino-acid sequence MKTMHKALMGAAIAGSMLISGTAVAQQMQERGEQTVAAKSDSDQPVSDTWITTKVKADLLASSDVAGLDIGVETTNGTVSLSGDVDSQAQIDRAKAIAGEIEGVKRVDSAQLKVGPAN is encoded by the coding sequence ATGAAGACGATGCACAAGGCCCTGATGGGCGCCGCGATTGCCGGCTCGATGCTGATCTCGGGCACGGCTGTTGCGCAGCAGATGCAGGAACGCGGCGAGCAGACGGTCGCTGCGAAGTCGGACTCGGATCAGCCGGTGTCCGATACGTGGATCACCACGAAGGTCAAGGCCGATCTGCTCGCGTCGAGCGACGTCGCCGGCCTCGACATCGGTGTCGAGACCACCAACGGCACCGTCAGCCTGTCGGGCGATGTCGACTCGCAGGCGCAGATCGATCGCGCAAAAGCGATCGCTGGCGAGATCGAAGGCGTCAAGCGCGTCGACAGCGCCCAGCTGAAGGTCGGTCCGGCGAACTGA
- the thrC gene encoding threonine synthase: MKFVSTRGDAPAVGIDDALVAGLAPDSGLYVPESIPTIDLVTPRATLVDTAIATLAPWFAGSRIESQLADLCATAFAFDAPLPPLAGPGDHLLELFHGPTAAFKDYAARFLAGALGALRDPAAPDTTILVATSGDTGAAVASAFHRRPGFSVVILYPDGRVSPRQAHGLECWGDNVHAYRVDGSFDDCQRLAKRALSDPALRARISLGTANSISLGRLLPQAAYYAHAAAHHHAATGHVLNLIVPTGNLGNASAAFVARAMGAPLGDIRLACNANDTLPRFFGGAAYDAQPTRATLANAMDVGAPSNFERLRHWHADDAALRAAFVARSVDDATIRTTIQTAPARHGIVPCPHTATGLHLLEALRADSDTRDWAVVATAHPAKFDTIVEPLVGHTMALPASLADCLSRPATSAPMHNDSDALEQVLLAAQR, from the coding sequence ATGAAGTTCGTCAGCACCCGCGGCGACGCACCTGCAGTCGGCATCGACGATGCGCTCGTCGCCGGTCTCGCACCGGATAGTGGTCTGTACGTGCCCGAGTCGATTCCGACGATCGATCTCGTCACCCCGCGCGCGACGCTCGTCGACACCGCCATCGCCACGCTCGCGCCGTGGTTCGCCGGCTCGCGTATCGAATCGCAACTCGCCGATCTCTGTGCAACGGCCTTCGCGTTCGATGCGCCGCTGCCTCCGCTCGCAGGTCCGGGCGATCATCTGCTCGAGCTGTTCCACGGGCCGACCGCGGCGTTCAAGGACTACGCCGCCCGCTTCCTCGCGGGCGCGCTCGGTGCACTGCGTGATCCCGCAGCGCCAGACACGACGATCCTCGTGGCGACCTCGGGCGATACCGGCGCAGCCGTCGCCTCCGCGTTCCACCGCCGACCCGGATTCTCGGTCGTGATCCTGTATCCAGACGGGCGCGTGTCACCGCGCCAGGCGCATGGCCTGGAATGCTGGGGCGACAACGTGCACGCGTATCGCGTTGACGGCAGTTTCGACGACTGCCAGCGACTCGCGAAGCGGGCGCTGTCGGATCCGGCCCTGCGCGCGCGCATCTCTTTGGGCACCGCCAACAGCATCAGTCTCGGCCGCCTGTTGCCGCAGGCCGCGTACTACGCGCACGCCGCTGCACACCACCATGCCGCGACCGGACACGTGCTCAATCTCATCGTGCCGACCGGCAATCTGGGCAATGCGTCGGCCGCATTCGTGGCGCGCGCGATGGGCGCGCCGCTCGGCGATATCCGTCTGGCCTGCAACGCCAACGACACGTTGCCGCGCTTCTTCGGTGGCGCGGCGTACGACGCACAGCCCACGCGCGCCACACTCGCGAACGCGATGGACGTCGGCGCACCGAGCAACTTCGAACGGTTGCGCCACTGGCATGCCGACGACGCTGCATTGCGCGCCGCGTTCGTCGCGCGCTCGGTGGACGACGCCACCATCCGCACGACGATCCAGACCGCGCCCGCACGTCACGGCATCGTGCCCTGCCCGCATACCGCGACGGGTCTGCACCTACTCGAAGCCCTGCGCGCGGATAGTGATACCCGCGACTGGGCGGTGGTGGCGACTGCGCACCCTGCGAAGTTCGACACCATCGTCGAACCGCTGGTCGGTCACACGATGGCGCTGCCGGCGTCACTGGCCGACTGCCTGTCGCGTCCAGCGACAAGCGCGCCGATGCACAACGACAGCGATGCGCTGGAACAGGTGTTGCTCGCAGCACAACGCTGA
- a CDS encoding contact-dependent growth inhibition system immunity protein — MSAYPTLENFLAAYFHQDWAVEHDTPEAVIAYYRGSEAPEQVSRARAEAEALLGEGLDEDALGERIAALGSEYDPTRDGATWRGWLQRLAQDLGADRTDAD, encoded by the coding sequence ATGAGCGCCTATCCAACGCTGGAAAACTTCCTCGCCGCCTACTTCCATCAGGATTGGGCGGTGGAGCACGACACGCCGGAGGCGGTGATCGCCTATTACCGCGGCAGCGAGGCACCGGAGCAGGTGTCGCGCGCGCGCGCCGAGGCCGAGGCGCTGCTAGGCGAAGGACTCGACGAAGACGCGTTGGGCGAGCGGATCGCCGCACTGGGCAGCGAGTACGACCCGACCCGCGACGGTGCCACCTGGCGCGGCTGGCTGCAGCGGCTTGCGCAGGATCTGGGCGCAGACCGCACCGACGCCGACTGA
- a CDS encoding homoserine kinase, with product MSRRPDSRDMHARAFAPASVGNIGVGFDVLGHVIDGPRDIAHVRRISAPDVHIESIGGAVEGADRLPLHAPDNTAGRALQSLRAALSLPFGFALTLEKGIPLGSGLGGSAASCVAALVAANALLDAPLSREALYPFALDGESVASGARHGDNVAPMLLGGVTLSTADRLIALDVPDWLFAVVVHPDQVLETRRSRAVLEDPYALHDVVTHSTHLALFLTGLQRGDRELIRAGLHDVLVEPRRAPLIPGFAAVKAAALANGALGASISGGGPSVFAWFDSREAAERAAPAMRAGFTDAGIEAQAYVSPVAGPRADLLDGDVA from the coding sequence ATGAGCCGGAGACCCGATTCCAGAGACATGCACGCACGCGCGTTCGCACCCGCGAGCGTCGGCAACATCGGCGTGGGGTTCGATGTGCTCGGTCATGTCATCGACGGCCCGCGCGACATCGCCCACGTGCGCCGCATCAGCGCGCCGGACGTGCACATCGAGTCCATCGGCGGAGCGGTCGAAGGCGCAGATCGCCTGCCGCTGCACGCGCCCGACAACACTGCCGGCCGCGCATTGCAATCGTTGCGTGCCGCGTTATCGCTGCCGTTCGGCTTCGCCCTGACGCTGGAGAAAGGCATTCCACTCGGCTCTGGGCTGGGTGGTTCCGCGGCGTCCTGCGTCGCGGCGCTGGTCGCGGCGAATGCGCTGCTCGATGCGCCGCTGTCGCGCGAGGCGCTGTATCCGTTCGCGCTCGACGGCGAATCGGTCGCCTCGGGCGCGCGCCACGGCGACAACGTCGCGCCGATGCTGCTCGGCGGCGTGACGCTGTCGACCGCCGATCGGCTCATCGCACTCGACGTGCCCGACTGGCTGTTCGCGGTGGTCGTGCATCCGGACCAGGTGCTGGAAACGCGCCGCTCGCGCGCGGTGCTGGAGGACCCGTACGCGCTGCACGACGTGGTGACCCACAGCACGCATCTGGCCCTGTTCCTGACCGGCCTGCAGCGCGGCGATCGCGAACTGATCCGTGCCGGCCTGCACGACGTGCTGGTCGAACCCCGCCGCGCGCCGCTGATTCCCGGCTTCGCAGCGGTCAAAGCCGCGGCGCTCGCGAACGGCGCGCTGGGCGCGAGCATTTCCGGTGGCGGACCCAGCGTGTTCGCGTGGTTCGATTCGCGCGAGGCGGCCGAACGCGCCGCACCTGCAATGCGCGCAGGCTTCACCGATGCCGGCATCGAAGCGCAGGCCTATGTTTCGCCGGTCGCCGGTCCACGCGCCGATCTGCTCGATGGAGACGTCGCATGA
- the thiC gene encoding phosphomethylpyrimidine synthase ThiC: MNAVPSTLLQQTDQLSESVTRPIPGSRKIHVEGSRPDLRVAMREIVQTRTPTLFGGEENPPITVYDPSGPYTDPDVTIDLAAGLAPLRARWIEERGDTEALSALSSAFGRGREHDPKLAHVRFPSRTLPRVAKAGANVTQMHYARRGIVTPEMEYVAIRENQRLELVRDALLRQQHPGEAFGANIQQVITPEFVRDEIARGRAILPNNINHPESEPMIIGRNFLTKINANIGNSAVSSGIAEEVEKLVWSIRWGGDTVMDLSTGKHIHETREWIIRNSPVPIGTVPIYQALEKVDGRAEELTWEIFRDTLIEQAEQGVDYFTIHAGVLLRYVPLTAKRVTGIVSRGGSIMAKWCLAHHRESFLYEHFEDICEIMKAYDVAFSLGDGLRPGCIADANDAAQFGELETLGELTKIAWKHDIQTMIEGPGHVPMQLIKENMDKQLRECGEAPFYTLGPLTTDIAPGYDHITSAIGAAMIGWYGTAMLCYVTPKEHLGLPNREDVRDGIMAYKIAAHASDLAKGHPGAQVRDNALSKARFEFRWQDQFHLGLDPEKAEAFHDETLPKDAHKAAHFCSMCGPHFCSMKITQDVREYAAEHGVGTGDALAAGMAEKSAEFRAQGAEVYRPG, translated from the coding sequence ATGAATGCCGTGCCTTCCACGCTGCTGCAACAGACCGACCAGCTCTCCGAATCGGTGACGCGCCCGATCCCGGGTTCGCGCAAGATCCACGTCGAAGGCTCGCGCCCCGACCTGCGCGTGGCGATGCGCGAGATCGTGCAGACGCGCACACCGACGCTGTTCGGCGGCGAAGAGAATCCGCCGATCACGGTCTACGATCCGTCGGGCCCGTACACCGATCCGGACGTGACGATCGATCTCGCTGCGGGCCTCGCGCCGCTGCGCGCGCGCTGGATCGAAGAACGCGGCGACACCGAGGCGCTTTCGGCTTTGAGTTCGGCATTCGGCCGCGGCCGCGAACATGACCCGAAACTCGCGCACGTGCGATTCCCGTCGCGCACGCTGCCGCGCGTGGCGAAGGCCGGCGCCAACGTCACCCAGATGCACTACGCACGCCGCGGCATCGTGACGCCGGAGATGGAATACGTCGCGATCCGCGAGAACCAGCGCCTCGAACTGGTGCGCGATGCACTGCTGCGCCAGCAGCATCCGGGCGAGGCCTTCGGCGCGAACATCCAGCAGGTGATCACGCCGGAATTCGTGCGCGACGAGATCGCCCGCGGCCGCGCGATCCTGCCCAACAACATCAACCATCCCGAAAGCGAGCCGATGATCATCGGCCGCAACTTCCTGACCAAGATCAACGCCAACATCGGCAACAGCGCCGTGTCGTCGGGGATCGCCGAAGAAGTGGAGAAGCTGGTGTGGTCGATCCGCTGGGGCGGCGACACGGTCATGGACCTGTCGACCGGCAAGCACATCCACGAGACGCGCGAGTGGATCATCCGGAACTCGCCGGTGCCGATCGGTACGGTGCCGATCTACCAGGCGCTGGAGAAGGTGGACGGCCGCGCCGAGGAGCTCACCTGGGAGATCTTCCGCGACACGCTGATCGAGCAGGCCGAGCAGGGCGTCGACTACTTCACGATCCATGCCGGCGTACTGCTGCGTTACGTGCCGCTGACCGCGAAGCGCGTCACCGGCATCGTGTCGCGCGGCGGTTCGATCATGGCCAAGTGGTGCCTCGCGCATCACCGCGAGAGCTTCCTCTACGAACACTTCGAGGACATCTGCGAGATCATGAAGGCCTACGACGTGGCGTTCTCGCTCGGTGACGGCCTGCGCCCGGGCTGCATCGCCGACGCCAACGACGCCGCGCAGTTCGGCGAGCTGGAGACGCTGGGCGAGCTGACGAAGATCGCGTGGAAGCACGACATCCAGACCATGATCGAAGGCCCCGGCCACGTGCCGATGCAGCTGATCAAGGAGAACATGGACAAGCAGCTGCGCGAGTGCGGCGAGGCGCCGTTCTACACGCTGGGGCCGCTGACCACCGACATCGCGCCGGGCTACGACCACATCACCAGCGCGATCGGCGCGGCGATGATCGGCTGGTACGGCACCGCGATGCTCTGCTACGTGACGCCCAAGGAGCACCTGGGCCTGCCGAATCGCGAGGACGTGCGCGACGGGATCATGGCCTATAAGATCGCGGCGCACGCATCCGACTTGGCCAAGGGCCACCCCGGCGCCCAGGTGCGCGACAACGCGCTCAGCAAGGCGCGCTTCGAGTTCCGTTGGCAGGACCAGTTCCACCTCGGTCTGGATCCGGAAAAGGCCGAGGCGTTCCACGACGAGACCCTGCCCAAGGATGCGCACAAGGCCGCGCATTTCTGCTCCATGTGCGGGCCGCATTTCTGCTCGATGAAGATCACCCAGGACGTACGCGAGTACGCAGCCGAGCACGGGGTCGGGACCGGGGATGCGCTGGCCGCGGGCATGGCGGAGAAGTCCGCGGAGTTCCGCGCGCAGGGCGCCGAGGTCTACCGCCCGGGCTGA
- the thrA gene encoding bifunctional aspartate kinase/homoserine dehydrogenase I — MSAVAPLAPPVPAASPALACHVHKFGGSSLADAAHIGRLAALVRADARLRPVVVSAMAGTTNAMVALGDAAAAGEDWKPGWDALRQRHLETADAFESEAGGPLHTALEAEFATLARDLQDHASGADPHARDPRLARIHGCGEQLSSRLAQAALGPDWHRLDARDVLVVHAAEMGAVVDWDASRTRLATWRLAHGARDVVITGFVARDAEGLDTTLGRNGSDYSAAIFANLFDADALTIWTDVDGVLSADPRLVPDAVCLDAMSYAEACELAYFGAKVLHPQTLAPVQSRGTPVRIRNSRNPAAPGTLIALEAAPAASPVKGLSLVRDVAVLELVGNGLVGVPGMAERMFAALHGAGVSVTMISQGSSEHSICCVVRAEQATRGHDAIVEAFADAIAEGQAQGVAVTTDLCVLAAVGDGMVGSQGVAARLFDGLAQARVNIRAIAQGASERNISVAIAQDDATRALRAAHAAFWLSPQTVSVGVIGPGNVGRALLAQLAEVIPALRARAGVDLRLRAVASSRRMHLGDAALDPDTAGAMLDDHADACDLDAFATHVRADHLPHAMIVDCSASDVVAAKYAEWLAAGIHVVTPNKHAGSGDWQRYARIADARVTGHSRFLYEATVGAGLPVIVTLRNLLDTGDTLHAIDGMLSGTLAWLFNSFDGSRPFSDLVREARALGYTEPDPRDDLSGLDVARKLVILAREAGRPLSLADVDVESLVPEALREVPLDVFLDRLTELDAPMQARLDAARAAGCGLRHIARLGAGSDASVGVRALPADHACMHTRLTDNLVQFTTARYAENPLVVQGPGAGPQVTAAGVFGDVLAIAHALGARTGWRHA, encoded by the coding sequence ATGTCCGCTGTTGCGCCGCTCGCTCCACCCGTTCCCGCGGCATCGCCCGCGCTCGCCTGCCACGTGCACAAGTTCGGCGGCAGCAGCCTGGCCGATGCCGCGCATATCGGCAGACTCGCCGCGCTCGTGCGCGCCGACGCGCGCCTGCGCCCGGTCGTGGTCTCGGCGATGGCCGGCACCACGAACGCGATGGTCGCACTCGGCGATGCGGCCGCCGCCGGCGAGGACTGGAAGCCGGGCTGGGACGCACTGCGCCAGCGCCATCTCGAAACGGCGGATGCATTCGAATCCGAAGCCGGCGGTCCACTGCACACTGCGCTCGAAGCGGAGTTCGCCACGCTGGCCCGCGATCTGCAGGACCACGCATCCGGTGCCGATCCGCACGCACGGGACCCCCGCCTCGCGCGCATCCACGGCTGCGGCGAACAGCTCTCGTCCCGACTCGCCCAGGCCGCGCTCGGCCCGGACTGGCACCGCCTCGATGCGCGCGATGTCCTGGTCGTCCACGCCGCCGAAATGGGCGCCGTGGTCGACTGGGACGCCAGCCGCACGCGGCTCGCCACCTGGCGCCTCGCCCACGGCGCACGCGATGTGGTGATCACCGGCTTCGTCGCGCGCGATGCCGAAGGCCTCGACACCACGCTGGGCCGCAACGGCAGCGACTATTCCGCGGCGATCTTCGCCAACCTGTTCGATGCCGATGCGTTGACGATCTGGACCGATGTCGACGGCGTGCTGTCCGCCGATCCGCGCCTCGTCCCCGACGCCGTGTGCCTCGACGCGATGTCCTATGCGGAGGCCTGCGAACTCGCCTATTTCGGCGCCAAGGTGCTGCATCCGCAGACGCTGGCGCCGGTGCAGTCGCGCGGCACGCCGGTGCGCATCCGCAACAGTCGCAATCCAGCGGCGCCGGGCACCTTGATCGCGCTGGAGGCCGCCCCCGCGGCGTCGCCGGTCAAGGGCCTGAGCCTGGTGCGCGATGTCGCGGTGCTCGAACTCGTCGGCAACGGCCTGGTCGGCGTGCCCGGCATGGCCGAGCGCATGTTCGCGGCGCTGCACGGCGCCGGCGTGTCGGTGACGATGATTTCGCAGGGGTCGTCCGAGCATTCGATCTGCTGCGTGGTACGCGCCGAGCAGGCGACGCGCGGCCATGACGCGATTGTCGAAGCCTTCGCCGATGCCATCGCCGAAGGACAGGCACAAGGTGTCGCGGTGACGACGGACCTGTGCGTGCTCGCAGCGGTTGGCGACGGTATGGTCGGCAGCCAGGGCGTTGCGGCGCGCCTGTTCGACGGGCTGGCGCAGGCCCGCGTGAACATCCGCGCGATCGCCCAGGGCGCGAGCGAGCGCAACATCTCGGTCGCGATCGCGCAGGACGACGCCACGCGCGCCTTGCGCGCCGCGCACGCCGCGTTCTGGCTGTCGCCGCAGACGGTCTCAGTGGGCGTCATCGGCCCCGGCAACGTCGGCCGCGCGCTGCTGGCGCAGCTGGCCGAGGTGATCCCGGCCCTGCGTGCGCGCGCCGGTGTCGACCTGCGCCTGCGCGCAGTCGCCAGCAGCCGGCGCATGCATCTTGGCGACGCCGCGCTCGATCCGGACACCGCGGGCGCCATGCTCGACGACCACGCGGACGCCTGTGATCTCGACGCCTTCGCCACGCACGTCCGCGCCGACCACCTGCCGCACGCGATGATCGTCGACTGCAGTGCCAGCGATGTCGTCGCGGCGAAGTACGCGGAGTGGCTCGCCGCCGGCATCCACGTCGTCACCCCGAACAAGCACGCCGGCAGCGGCGACTGGCAGCGGTATGCACGGATCGCAGACGCGCGCGTCACAGGCCACAGCCGCTTCCTGTACGAGGCCACAGTGGGTGCGGGCCTGCCGGTCATCGTGACGCTGCGCAATCTGCTCGACACGGGCGACACGCTACATGCGATCGACGGCATGCTGTCGGGCACGCTGGCGTGGCTGTTCAACAGCTTCGACGGCAGCCGGCCGTTCTCCGACCTCGTGCGCGAAGCGCGTGCACTCGGTTACACCGAGCCCGACCCGCGCGACGACCTGTCCGGGCTGGATGTCGCCCGCAAACTGGTGATCCTCGCCCGCGAAGCCGGCCGGCCGCTGTCGCTGGCGGATGTCGACGTCGAAAGCCTGGTGCCCGAAGCGCTGCGCGAGGTGCCGCTGGACGTGTTCCTCGATCGCCTGACCGAACTCGATGCGCCGATGCAGGCGCGTCTGGATGCCGCGCGCGCGGCCGGGTGCGGGCTGCGCCACATCGCCCGGCTCGGCGCCGGGAGCGACGCGAGTGTTGGCGTGCGCGCACTTCCCGCCGATCATGCGTGCATGCATACCCGCCTGACCGACAACCTCGTCCAGTTCACCACTGCCCGTTACGCCGAGAATCCGCTGGTCGTGCAGGGCCCGGGCGCCGGCCCGCAGGTCACCGCCGCCGGTGTCTTCGGCGACGTGCTCGCGATTGCGCACGCGCTCGGCGCGCGCACCGGATGGCGTCACGCATGA
- a CDS encoding DNA topoisomerase IB produces MKLTGKSVNDDDNVRAARLAGLRWVSDDLPGLSRRRAGKGFSYRDPDGKAVRDRATLDRVRMLAIPPAYRNVWICALENGHLQATGRDARGRKQYRYHPDWSEVRGHGKFDRIVAFATALPRLRRALGRDLKLPGMQRDKVLAIVVSLMAQTFVRVGNDSYTRSNGSFGLTTLRNRHFELVRGGRARLKFRGKSGQEQEIELDDAKLTALVRKVQQLPGQALFQYVDDESERHGVDSGMVNDYLREAMGGAFTAKDFRTWGGTLMAFRRFAAMPLPEGRKGGEPSERALATQEKIVIADVADALGNTVAVCRKAYIDPVLYEAWRDGGLQRAAGNARGERQWEAATLKLLRQRHRKRPAGKPLSK; encoded by the coding sequence ATGAAGCTGACGGGCAAATCCGTGAACGATGACGACAACGTGCGCGCTGCGCGCCTCGCGGGCCTGCGCTGGGTCAGCGACGACCTGCCCGGGCTGAGCCGCCGCCGCGCAGGCAAGGGGTTCAGCTATCGCGACCCAGATGGCAAGGCCGTGCGCGATCGCGCGACGCTCGACCGCGTGCGCATGCTCGCGATCCCGCCGGCGTATCGCAACGTGTGGATCTGCGCACTTGAGAACGGACATCTGCAGGCCACCGGCCGCGACGCGCGCGGACGCAAGCAGTACCGCTATCACCCGGACTGGAGCGAGGTGCGCGGCCACGGCAAGTTCGATCGCATCGTCGCGTTCGCGACCGCACTGCCGCGTCTGCGCCGTGCACTGGGCCGCGATCTCAAACTGCCGGGCATGCAGCGCGACAAGGTGCTCGCGATCGTCGTCTCGCTGATGGCGCAGACCTTCGTGCGCGTCGGCAACGACAGCTACACGCGCAGCAACGGCTCGTTCGGCCTGACGACGCTGCGCAACCGCCATTTCGAACTCGTGCGCGGCGGCCGCGCGCGTTTGAAGTTCCGCGGCAAGAGCGGGCAGGAACAGGAGATCGAACTCGACGACGCGAAGCTGACCGCACTGGTGCGCAAGGTGCAGCAGCTGCCGGGCCAAGCGTTGTTCCAGTATGTCGACGACGAGAGCGAACGCCACGGCGTCGACTCCGGCATGGTCAACGACTATCTGCGCGAGGCGATGGGCGGTGCATTCACGGCCAAGGATTTCCGCACCTGGGGCGGCACGCTGATGGCGTTCCGCCGGTTCGCGGCGATGCCACTGCCCGAAGGCAGAAAAGGCGGCGAGCCCAGCGAGCGTGCGCTGGCGACGCAGGAGAAGATCGTCATCGCCGATGTCGCCGATGCACTCGGCAACACCGTCGCGGTGTGCCGCAAGGCCTACATCGATCCGGTGTTGTACGAGGCCTGGCGCGATGGCGGACTGCAGCGCGCGGCGGGCAACGCACGTGGTGAGCGCCAGTGGGAAGCGGCCACGTTGAAGCTGTTGCGTCAGCGGCATCGCAAGCGACCGGCGGGCAAACCGTTGTCGAAGTAA
- a CDS encoding RNase A-like domain-containing protein yields the protein MSRDALDSHIAARVDAGELTGFLAETGGAVTLAERSPVFADELGPLLGDIRDALNALPAQALSRVERDAVEATIGRIETYLGSIESPEGPDATAEVPGGGLEAHEEAGGHLIERHVGKSEQWLLDRVSRDNISAASSFRDLPEAERFVSATIADHQGRVDAWADGSGGNRLVIDTTFDASTGISVSRGDTSAVDVFSVRLVLERSNQLDIGYRIVTGYPNKP from the coding sequence ATGAGCCGCGATGCGCTCGACAGCCACATTGCAGCTCGCGTCGATGCAGGCGAGCTGACCGGCTTCCTGGCCGAAACCGGAGGCGCGGTCACCCTCGCCGAGCGCAGCCCGGTGTTCGCCGACGAACTCGGCCCGCTGCTGGGCGACATCCGGGATGCGCTGAATGCGTTGCCGGCGCAAGCGCTGTCGCGTGTCGAGCGGGATGCGGTCGAGGCGACGATCGGGCGGATCGAGACCTATCTCGGCAGCATCGAGTCGCCCGAAGGCCCCGACGCGACCGCCGAAGTGCCCGGCGGCGGACTCGAGGCACATGAGGAGGCCGGCGGGCATCTGATCGAGCGCCACGTCGGCAAGAGCGAACAGTGGCTGCTCGACCGGGTGAGCCGCGACAACATCAGCGCGGCGTCCAGCTTCCGTGATCTGCCGGAGGCCGAGCGCTTCGTGTCCGCGACGATCGCCGATCACCAGGGCCGGGTCGATGCCTGGGCCGACGGCAGCGGCGGCAACCGTCTGGTCATCGACACCACGTTCGACGCCAGCACCGGGATTTCGGTCAGCCGGGGCGACACCAGCGCAGTCGACGTGTTCTCGGTGCGCCTGGTCCTCGAGCGTTCGAACCAGCTCGACATCGGCTATAGAATCGTGACCGGCTATCCCAACAAGCCCTGA